From the genome of Paraburkholderia flava, one region includes:
- a CDS encoding esterase-like activity of phytase family protein has protein sequence MSAMSVMSNANATVDLIAKGQISGTISDLSRETAAPLENGAPGNLLGGLGSGMSYAGCNTFVALPDRGPNAISYNAAIDDTVSYINRFETFRLSLSATPAGSDLPYALTPKLVDTTLLHTSDRLVYGNGAAAGVPNGAPKLNRQNHTNYFTGRSDNFDPTHLSTNPLDARLDPESIRVSNDGQSVFISDEYGPYIYRFDRRTGRRIDVIKVPDSFAVSTLSSVGNTEISANTSGRVANKGMEGLAISPDGRTLFGAMQSPLLQDGGTNGGFTRILRVDLRTGRSQQFAYPLTNIGTSAKPNYPTISDVVAVNDHVLLMDERDGKGLGDDSTAKFKQVFRVDLNGAQDVSQASGQAGLAPYAVQKSLFLDVVAVLTSHGFSAKDIPAKLESLTFGPDITMNGVRKHTFLIANDNDFIGTVTDSNHPAGIDNPNQFFVFAMDKSDLPDYVPQQFSGFPFGGGQGFFGHSNECSFVKDGHDGPGHSWPWH, from the coding sequence ATGTCGGCGATGTCCGTGATGTCGAACGCTAACGCCACCGTCGATCTGATCGCGAAAGGCCAGATCAGCGGCACGATCTCCGACCTGTCGCGCGAAACGGCGGCGCCGCTCGAAAACGGCGCGCCGGGAAATCTGCTGGGCGGTCTCGGCTCGGGCATGAGCTACGCGGGCTGCAATACGTTCGTCGCGTTGCCTGACCGTGGTCCCAACGCGATCTCGTACAACGCGGCAATCGACGACACGGTGTCGTACATCAACCGCTTCGAGACGTTCCGTCTGTCGCTGTCCGCTACGCCGGCGGGTTCGGATCTGCCGTACGCGCTCACGCCGAAACTGGTCGACACAACACTGCTGCACACCTCCGACCGGCTCGTGTATGGCAACGGCGCAGCAGCCGGTGTGCCGAACGGCGCACCGAAGCTGAACCGGCAGAACCACACGAACTACTTCACCGGACGCTCGGACAACTTCGACCCGACGCATCTGTCGACGAATCCGCTCGACGCGCGTCTCGATCCCGAAAGCATCCGCGTGAGCAACGACGGACAGAGCGTGTTCATCTCCGACGAGTACGGTCCGTACATCTATCGATTCGATCGCCGCACGGGACGCCGGATCGATGTGATCAAGGTGCCCGATTCGTTCGCCGTGTCGACGCTCAGTTCCGTGGGCAACACCGAGATCAGCGCGAACACCTCCGGTCGCGTCGCGAACAAGGGCATGGAAGGGCTCGCGATTTCGCCCGACGGCAGAACGCTGTTCGGCGCGATGCAAAGTCCGCTGCTGCAGGACGGCGGCACCAATGGCGGCTTCACGCGGATTCTGCGCGTCGATCTGCGCACGGGCAGAAGCCAGCAGTTTGCGTATCCGCTCACGAATATCGGCACGTCGGCGAAGCCGAACTATCCGACGATCAGCGACGTGGTCGCCGTCAACGACCACGTGCTGCTGATGGACGAGCGCGACGGCAAGGGGCTCGGCGACGATTCGACCGCTAAATTCAAGCAGGTGTTTCGCGTCGACCTGAACGGTGCGCAGGACGTCAGCCAGGCGAGCGGTCAGGCGGGCCTCGCGCCGTATGCGGTGCAGAAGTCGTTGTTCCTCGATGTGGTCGCCGTGCTGACGTCGCACGGCTTCAGCGCGAAGGACATCCCCGCGAAACTCGAAAGCCTGACGTTCGGTCCGGATATCACGATGAACGGCGTGCGCAAGCACACGTTCCTGATCGCGAACGACAACGACTTTATCGGCACGGTCACCGATTCGAATCATCCGGCGGGGATCGACAATCCGAACCAGTTCTTCGTCTTCGCGATGGATAAGAGCGATCTGCCGGATTATGTGCCGCAGCAGTTCTCTGGCTTCCCGTTCGGCGGTGGTCAGGGATTTTTCGGCCACTCGAATGAATGCAGCTTCGTGAAAGATGGACACGACGGTCCCGGCCATTCGTGGCCGTGGCATTGA
- a CDS encoding diaminopropionate ammonia-lyase, with amino-acid sequence MTTTFIPNPQATRAPYSDALQLIMSVARADESRRWLAHWSVLSREPTPLWHLPDLAAKIGIAQLAIKDESKRASLGSFKALGAPIALARLILRQPAARGWHAADLFTGRHAKSLDRFTVVSATDGNHGRALAAAAQSIGCRCAIVIHRHVSEEREASIAAFGAQIVRIEGNYDASVEEAARLAAENDWHVVSDTSWDGYEDIPRDVMQGYGTIVAEALEQASAQPDDACPFTHVLLQGGVGGLAAGIVSYFTEGWGARRPTFVVVEPQQADCLLQSALAQRAAHATGSVDSVMAGLACGAASPLAWRFLEHSVDAFMTVTDDAAVRAMRIVAEGSARDVPIVGGESGVAGVAGLLALARDAASRERISLDAHARVLLINTEGATAPSVYRELVGRSADDVLAAQERFITRQVQQQQAQQ; translated from the coding sequence ATGACCACGACGTTCATCCCCAACCCACAGGCCACCCGCGCGCCCTATAGCGACGCACTGCAGCTCATCATGAGCGTCGCGCGCGCCGACGAAAGCCGGCGCTGGCTCGCGCACTGGTCCGTGCTGTCGCGTGAACCGACGCCGCTGTGGCATCTGCCCGATCTCGCCGCGAAGATCGGCATCGCGCAGCTTGCGATCAAGGACGAGTCGAAGCGCGCATCGCTCGGCAGCTTCAAGGCGCTCGGCGCACCGATCGCGCTCGCGAGGCTGATCCTTCGGCAGCCGGCCGCGCGCGGGTGGCACGCCGCCGATCTGTTCACCGGTCGACATGCGAAGTCGCTCGACCGCTTCACGGTCGTCAGCGCGACCGACGGCAATCACGGTCGCGCACTCGCGGCCGCCGCGCAATCGATCGGCTGCCGCTGCGCGATCGTGATTCACCGGCATGTGAGCGAGGAACGCGAAGCATCGATTGCGGCATTCGGCGCGCAGATCGTGCGTATCGAAGGCAATTACGATGCGTCGGTCGAAGAGGCCGCGCGGCTTGCGGCTGAAAACGACTGGCACGTCGTATCAGACACCTCGTGGGACGGCTACGAAGACATTCCACGTGACGTGATGCAGGGCTACGGTACGATCGTCGCGGAAGCGCTGGAACAGGCCAGCGCACAACCGGACGACGCGTGCCCGTTCACGCACGTGCTGCTGCAAGGCGGAGTCGGCGGTCTCGCGGCTGGGATCGTCAGCTACTTCACGGAGGGTTGGGGCGCGCGGCGGCCGACCTTCGTCGTCGTCGAGCCGCAGCAGGCCGACTGTCTGCTGCAAAGTGCGCTCGCGCAGCGCGCGGCGCACGCGACGGGTTCGGTCGATTCGGTGATGGCCGGGCTCGCGTGCGGTGCGGCGTCGCCGCTCGCGTGGCGTTTTCTCGAGCACTCTGTGGATGCGTTCATGACCGTCACCGACGACGCCGCCGTGCGCGCGATGCGCATCGTCGCGGAGGGGAGCGCTCGGGACGTGCCGATCGTCGGCGGCGAATCGGGTGTTGCGGGTGTCGCGGGTCTGCTTGCGCTGGCGCGCGATGCCGCGTCGCGTGAACGCATCTCGCTCGATGCACACGCTCGCGTGCTGCTGATCAACACCGAAGGTGCGACGGCACCGTCGGTGTATCGCGAACTCGTGGGACGTAGTGCGGATGACGTGCTTGCCGCGCAGGAGCGGTTTATCACGCGGCAGGTGCAGCAACAGCAGGCGCAGCAGTAA